The following is a genomic window from Crossiella equi.
CGCCGACCCCTCAGCACGAAGGACCTCTGCCGTGTTCGCCGTTCCGCCCAACACCCTCGTCCAGGACGCCCAGCGCGCCGCCGCGCACCCCGCCCGCATCGCGATCGAGGTCGCCGCCGACCGCTCGCGCTGGGCCCACCTGCTGCGCTACGACCCGACCGAGCGCTACACCGCCCTGCTGGAGAAGCACGGCGACCAGGAGATCTGGATCATGAGCTGGCTGCCCGGCCAGCGCACCGAGCTGCACGACCACGGCGGCGCGACCGGGGCGTACACCATCGTCACCGGCACGTTGGTCGAGCGCGTGGCCCGGGTGGCCGACAACGGCCGCCCGGTCGAGCTGGTGCACGCCCTCAAGGAGGGCCAGACCAGGGTGTTCGGCCCGAACTACGTGCACGAGGTGGTCAACGAGGGGCCGGACCCCGCGGTGAGCATCCACGTCTTCGAGCAGGGCCGCCGCCCGATGCCGCGCTACCGCATGGACTACGCCACCGGGCCGGTCCGGGACTGAACGTGCGCGGGCACCCCGGCCCCCTCCGGTAGCTCCGGCGCGGGCACCGGGGTGCCCCAGGACCGGTGCAGCGGCAGCACCCCCGCCCACGCGGGCAGCGCCAGGTCCTCCTCCTCGTCCACCGGCGGGCCGGTGCGGATCTTCACCGCGGCCTCGGTCAGGTCCAGGCGCAGCACCGCGGTCGCGGCCAGCTCGCGGCGGTTCGGCTGCCGCGCGTGGTCCCAGGAGCCGGGCGCGATCTGCTCGGTCAGCACGCGCAGACCGTGCAGCTTCGCCGCCTCCTCCACCACCGGTTCGGCGCGGCCGTGCACGACCGCGCTGCGGTAGTTGGCGGAGAAGTTGAACACCGAGCGCGCGTAGACCACGCCGTCCAGGTGCGTGACGGTGACGCACACCTCGGCGCCCGCGCCCGCGCGCAGGCTGGCCGCGCCGCTGGAGCCGTGCAGGTACAGGGTGTCGCCGTCGCGGCCGTAGCAGGTGGGCAGCACCAGCGGGCTGCCCTCGCGCACCACGCCGAGGTGGCAGAGGAAGCCCGCGTCGAGCACCTCGGCCAGCGCCGCGCGGTCGGTGACCGCCCGCTTCTTGCCACGCCGGATGGTGCTGCGGTCGGTCGGGGACAGGCTGGTCTCGGTCACGCGGCCTACTATTCGAGGCGCAACTGGCATGCCGACAGTGCCACTGCGCAGCGAACTGGAAAGGCCACTCATCGTGCTCGACGGCGCCCTGCCCTCGGAACTGCCCATCGTGCTGGACCGGCGGTCCGGCACGCCGCTGGCCGTGCAGCTGGCCGACGAGCTGCGCCGCGCCGCCGCCACCGGGCAGCTGCGGCACGGTGACCGCCTGCCGTCCACGCGCGCCCTGGCCGGGCGGCTCCAGGTCAGCCGCACCGTCACCGCCGCCGCGTACGAGCAGCTGCACGCCGAGGGCTGGATCGGCGGGCGGCGCGGCTCCGGCACCTACGTGACCACCACGCCGCCCGCGGCCACCCCGAGCGCCGGTCCGGTGCGCCGCCCGGAACCCGAGGAGTCCGGGCTGATCGACCTCGTGCCGGGCGCCGCGCTGTCCGGGGGTGTGGACCGGGCGGCCTGGCGGCGGGCCTGGCGCGCGGCGGGCGACGTGCCCGCGTTGCAGCGCCCGGAGCGCGGCGGCCTGCCCGCCTACCGCGAGGTCATCGCCGAGCACCTGCTGCGCCACCGCGGCCTGGTGGTCGGCGCGGGCGCCTCCCCGGCCGAGGCGGTGCTGGCCACCACCGGTACCACCGGGGTGGTGACCGAGCTGGCCGCCGCGGTGTTCCGGCCCGGTGACGTGGTGGCGGTCGAGGAGCCCGGCTACCAGCGCGCGGTCGGCGCGCTGCGCGCGGCGGGCATGACCGTCATCCCGGCCGAGGTGGACGCCGAGGGCCTGGTCGTGGACAGCCTGCCGGAGGGCCTGCGCGCGGTGTACTGCTCGCCCGCGCACCAGTACCCGCTGGGCGGACGGCTCCCGGCGGCGCGGCGGGTCGAGCTGGTGCGGCGGGCCCGGGCCGAGGGCTGGCTGGTCATCGAGGACGACTACGACGGCGAGCTGCGCTACGACGTGGCGCCCCTGCCCCTGCTGGCCGCCCTGGCGCCGGACGTGGTGGTCCACCTGGGCACCACCAGCAAGATCCTCAGCGCCACCCTGGGCGTGGGCTGGATGGTGGCCCCGCCCGAGGTCGCGCGCGCCGTGCTGGACCACCGGTTCCGCTGCGGGGTCAGCCCGGCCGCGGCGGGCCAGCAGGTCATGGTGCAGCTGGCCCGCAACGGTGACCTGGGCCGCCACCTCCGGCGGCTGCGGCGGGAGCTGGCCGAACGGCGTGAGCTCGTCGTCTCCGCACTCTCCGTGACCGGGCGCCCGGTGCACGGCGACTCCGCGGGCGGGCACGTGGTGGTGCTGCTGGACTCCGCCGAGCACGAGGAGCGCATCGTCGCGCGGGGCCGCTCGGCCGGCCTGGCCCTGGACGGTCTGGCCCGCCACCACCAGTCCACGCGGCGCTGGTTCGGCCTCGCGGTCGGCTACACCAACTGCACCCGGGCACAGCTCAACGCGGCCCTGCCGCTGCTGACCAGCCTGCTCGCGAAGTAGCGCGGACCGGTCGCCCTCTGTGCGCGGGTAGGGTCGGGGCCCATGACGCAGCGCAAGACCCGGGTGGCGGTTGTGTTCGGCGGCCGCAGCACCGAGCACACCATCTCCTGCGTGTCCGCAGGCAGCATCCTTTCCCACCTCGACCCGGAGCGGTTCGAGGTCATCCCGGTGGGCATCTCCCGGGACGGTGCCTGGGTGATCGGCACCAGCGACGTCACCGCGCTGGAGATCCACGGCCGCGTGCTGCCCGAGGTGGACGGCAGCGCGGGCGCGCTGACCCTGCCCGCCGACCCCACCCGCCGCGACCTCGTGCACCTGTCCGCCGAGCAGGCCGGTCAGGCCTTCAGCGGTGTGGACGTCGTCTTCCCGGTCCTGCACGGCGCCTACGGCGAGGACGGCACCATCCAGGGCCTGCTGGAGCTGGCCGAGCTGCCCTACGTCGGCGCGGGTGTGCTGGCCAGCGCGGCCGCCATGGACAAGGAGTTCACCAAGAAGCTCCTGGCCGCCGAGGGCCTGCGTTCCGGCGACCACGTGGTGCTGCGCCGCGACCAGGACACCCTCACCCAGGAGCAGCGCGACCGCCTCGGCCTGCCGGTCTTCGTCAAGCCCTCGCGCGCCGGGTCCTCCATCGGCATCACCAGGGTCAGCGACTGGTCCCAGCTGGACGCCGCCATCGCGCTGGCCCGCCGGACCGACCCCAAGGTGCTCGTCGAGGCGGGCATCGTCGGCCGCGAGATCGAGTGCGGCGTGCTGGAGTACCCGGACGGCCGCGTCGAGGCCTCGCTGCCCTCGGAGATCCGGGTGGTCAGCGACAACGTCGAGTTCTACGACTTCGAGTCCAAGTACCTGGACACCGACGAGGTCTGCGAGTTCGACATCCCGGCCAAGATCGACGACGAGGTCTCCGAGGAGGTCCGCCGCCAGGCGGTGGCCGCCTTCCGCGCGCTGGACGGCCAGGGCCTGGCCCGTGTGGACTTCTTCCTCACCCCGGACAACGAGCTGATCGTCAACGAGGTCAACACGATGCCCGGGTTCACCCCGGTCTCGCAGTACCCGCGCATGTGGGCGGTGACCGGTGTGGACTACCCCACACTGCTGAGCACGCTGGTCGACACCGCGATCGCGCGGGGGACCGGACTGCGCTGATGGGCAAGCGCAACCGGGAGAAGCGGGCGGCGAAGGCCAAGCAGCGGGCCCGACGGGGGCCTACCGAGCCGAGGGCGGACCCCGAGTTCCTCGACGAGCAGACCTTCGCCCAGGCACAGCGACACGCGTTGGCGCAGGCGGTGCGGATGGCCGCGCAGACGCATGTCCTGCACGGGCCGGAAGCCGCGGCCGAGCACGTCGAGCTGGTGTGCGAGGCGACCCGGACAATGGGTGCGCGCGCGGTCTGGTTGCTGTTGGAGCAGATGCTGCTCGCCGAGACCGGTGAGATCTGGTCACGGGGCTGGTCACCGGTGGACGTGCACCAACTCGTTCGACGCCGGGTCGGCAAGGACGCGGCGACCCTGGTGGCCGACGTCGTGGCGGCCGAGCACGAGCGGTATGTCCCGGCCACGGTGCACCCGCGCTGGCAGGACCAGCTGGCCGGAATCGGGGCCCAGGTGTGGTGGGACCGGGCTGAGCCGTTGCTGACCCAGTGGGCCGCGCGGCACGGCCACGACCGGACGAGCATGGTGACCGCGGCGATCGCCGTCATCGGGGATCTCGCCTACACCGGGGCCACCGCGCCGGTGCTGCCCCCGCCGGGCAGCGCCCGGACCGCCTCAGGCGGGCGAGCCGGGGTGGATGAGAAGGTGCTCGCCCGGGTGCGGGCCCTGCTGGCCAAGGCCGAGTCCACCGACTACCCCGACGAGGCCGAGGCGTTGTCCGGCAAGGCCCAGGAGCTGATGCACCGGTACGCGCTGGACCAGGCCGCGGTGGCCGCCGAGCAGCACGCGGCACCGGTGGTGGCCACCCGGCGGATGTGGCTGGACAGCCCGTACCTGGCGGAGAAGGCGCACCTGGTGGGTGCGGTGGCCGAGGCCAACCGGTGCCGGACGGTGCTCGCCGAGAAGCCCGGCTACCTCACCCTGGTCGGCGACGAGCTGGACCTGGACGCGACCGAGCTGCTGGCCACCTCGCTGCTGGTGCAGGCCAACCGGGCGATGCTGGTCGAGGGCAGGCAGGTCCGCCGTGGCGGCCAGTCCGGTACTCGGTCCTTCCGGCAGTCCTTCCTGGTCTCCTACGCCGTGCGAGTCGGGGAGCGGCTGCACGAGGTCACCGGTGCTGGTGACGCGGTCTCCCAGGCCCTCGTACCGGTGTTCGCGGCACGCGCGCAGGCGGTGGACAGCAGGGTCGACGAGCTGTTCCCCGAGCTCCGCGGGCGAGGCTTCCGCGCCGGTGACGCATCCGGCTGGGCGGCCGGGCGCGCCGCGGCCAACCGGGCGAACCTCACCCTGGACCGCGCGTCGGTGCGGGGCTGAACCGCCGCTACTTCGGGGCGGTGCCGGTGTCGATCTTCTGCTGCGGCAGCACGGGCAGGATCGCCTCCGACACCCCCTGGAGCGGCCCGGTGCCCGCGCCCTCGGGCACGGTCAGCACCACGTAGACCTCCCGGTCCACCGCGACCCAGCTGCTGGCGCCCTCGCCGCGCAGCTCCAGCCACTGCACGCCCGAGATGTCGGAGAGGCGGCTGGTGGGTGTGAGCTCGTCCGGCCGCGACAGGCCGCAGCGCAGCACCACCGGCTCGCGCTTCTCGTTGCCCCACACCGCGGTCCCGGCGGGCTGCGGCTGCACGACCTCGCGGCGCCCGATCTGCTCGCCCGCCGAGGTGAGCTGCGCGGGCAGGCCGCCGACGAGCTTGGCGCACGCGGGTGAGTCGGCCTTCTCCGCCGGGATCGGCGGCAGCGCCACCGGACCGGTGAAGCGCGGTGCCGCGGTGGTGGTGCTCGCGGCGGTGGGCGTGGAGCCGTACAGCACACCCAGCGTGCCGACCGCAGCCACCAGCAGCAGCGGCAGCGCGATCAGGGCGATGAGCACCGGGCGCGGGAGGGAGCGGTCGTTCTGGGCCACGGCCCTACCCAACCACGACACACCACCGCGCCCGTCTCCCGGGGGGCGGGCGACGGGCGCGGAGAGGTGTTCGCAAGCGCTTACTTGATGTGCACCACAGGACAGGTCAGCGTGCGCGTGATGCCGTCGACCGCCTGGACCTGTGCCACCACGAGCTGTCCGAGGTCGTCCACGGTCTCGGCCTCCGCGCGCACGATCACGTCATACGGACCGGTCACGTCCTCGGAAGTGATCACGCCGGGTATGCCGCCGATGCGCTCGGCCACGGCCGCGGCCTTGCCGACCTCGGTCTGGATGAGGATGTAAGCCTGGACCACGGCGTGCCCCTTCGTCTCGACCGTTGTGCTCGGGGTAGGAATCGTGGGGAACTTACCCCAGAGGGGGAGCCAAAGCTCGGAACTGGAGGCGCCTTTGTGCCCGGAACCGCCGCAGAGTGCGGACACCGTCGCCGATCTGGGTGAGTTCGGGTTGATCCGCCGGGTGACCGATGGCCGTGCGCAACCACCGGTCACCCTGCTCGGTCCGGGGGACGACGCCGCGGTCGTGGCGGCCCCCGACGGGCGGGTGGTCGCGTCCACGGATGTGTTGGTCGAGGGGGTGCACTTCCGGCTGGACTGGTCCACCCCTGAGCAGGTCGGACGCAAGGCGGTGGCGGTCAACCTGGCCGACGTGGTGGCCATGGGAGCCGAGCCCTCCGGCGTCCTCGTCGGGCTCGCCTGCCCGGCCGACACCCTCGCCGAGACGGTCGAGGGCGTGATGGCCGGGATGTGGGAGGAAGCCCGCGTCGCCGGGGTCGGTGTGGTGGGCGGCGACATGGTCACCGCGAAGGAGTTGGTGATCTCCGTCACCGCGCTCGGCCATCTCAATGGTCTGGACCCCGTGACGCGGTCCGGCGCCCGGCCGGGGGACGTGCTCGCGGTGTGCGGACGGCTCGGCTGGGCGGCCGCCGGACTGGCCGTGCTCGGCCGCGGGTTCCGCTCGCCGGTGGCCGTGGTCGGCGCGCAGCGGGTGCCCGAACCGCCGTACGAGGCCGGTGCCCAGGCCGCGCGCGCCGGGGCCACCTCGATGATCGACATCTCCGACGGGCTGCTCGCCGACCTCGCGCACGTGGCCGCGGCCTCCGGGGTGGGCCTGGACGTGCGCACCAAGGCCGTCGAGGTGCACCAGCGGTTGCAGGACGTGGCCTCCGCGCTCGGTGCCGACCCGCTGCACTGGGCGCTCACCGGCGGCGAGGACCACGCGCTGGCCGCGACCTTCCCCGGCGTGGAGGCCGTACCGGACGGATGGGCGGTCATCGGGTCGGTCGGCAGTGGATCCGGTGTCACGGTCGACGGGCGGCCCTACGACGGTCCGGCGGGCTGGGAGCACTGGCAGCGCGGCTGAGGTCATCGCGCGGTCAACCAGCGATGATTGGAAATACGGATTCGTGCATTGTCATGCAGTGAACTCTGGGTTAGATTTTGCCGCGTGGAGCTGCGGACTCTTGCCTACGACCACCCCGACGCCACCGCCCTGATCGGTTTGGTCCAGCAGGAGTACGTCGTCCGCTACGGAGACGAGGACATCACCCCGGTCGACCCAGCCGAGTTCTCGCCGCCGCGCGGACTGTTCCTTGTCGGGTACGCCGACGGCGTGCCCGTGGTGTGCGGCGGTTGGCGCGCGCACGACTCGGACGAACCCGGATTCTCCGACGGGGACGCCGAGCTGAAGAGGATGTTCGTGGTCGAGGCCGCCCGAGGCCGCGGCCTGGCTCGGCAGCTGCTCGCCGAGCTCGAACGTCTCGCGCTCGCCGCCGGCCGCCGCCGGATGGTCCTGGAGACCGGCACTGCCCAGCCGGAGGCCATCGCGTTGTACACCACGAGCGGCTACACCCCGATGCCCAAGTTCGGGGTGTACGCCGCGTACGACAACAGCCGCTGCTTCAGCAAGGTCATCGCGGTCCCGGCTGTCTGAACGTTAGAGTTCCGCATGGCCGTCTACGCCCTTGGTGAGCTGGAACCGGTAATCCACGAGACCGCGTACGTGCACCCGGACGCCGTCGTGATCGGCAACGTGACGCTGGGTGCCCACGTCTCGGTGTGGCCGACCGCCGTGCTGCGGGGCGACTACGGGCGGATCGAGGTGGGCGAGCGCACCTCCGTGCAGGACGGCACGGTCGTGCACTGCACGCAGATCCACCCGACCGTCATCGGCGCCGGGTGCGTCGTGGGGCACAACACGCACATCGAGGGCGCGACGATCGGCGACGGCTGCCTGATCGGCTCCGGCTCGGTGGTGCTCAACGGCGCGGTCGTCGAGGACGGCGCGATCGTCGGTGCCGGGGCGGTGGTCAGCAACAACGGCCACGTGCCCGCGCGCAGGCTCGCGCTCGGCGTGCCCGCCAAGATCAAGGGCAACTTCGAGGTCCCGGAGAACGCGGTCGCGCCCGGGGTCGAGATGTACGTCAACAACATCAAGGTCTACAAGGACGGGCTGCGCCGCCTGGACTGACCGGGTGACCGCCCGTTAATCGCTCCCCGCCGGTGACGCCTCGGCGTAGCCTCGGTACCGGCTGTGTTCGATGTATTCCTGGGGGCGGGAACACATGGGTGGCAAGACGTACTCGCACGCGTGCGTGCGGCAGACGGGGTCGAGACCGGTGCTGGCGATGCAGCGCTTCACCGCGCGCGGGGACCAGGTGCTGGCCGAGGTGGTGCTCGGCGACGAGCGCACCGCCTCGCCGATGCTGAGCCTGGCGACCGGTGCGGTCAACGAGCGGCTGCCGGTGCACCGGGCGGTCCCGGTGACCCTGCACGGGCTGGCCGAACCGGGCGAGCGGGTGAGCGTGGCGCTGGGGTGCGACCGGCTGCCCGCGTGCGTGGCCCGGCGGCCGCAGCGCAACCAGCCCCGGTTGGTGGAGCTGAACCCGGGTTCGCCGCCCGCGCGGCCGGTCGACGGCTGGGCCTGGGAGGCGGCGCTGGCGGTCCCGGTGATCGGCAGCCACGGCCGCACGGTCGTGCTGGGCGACCCGGTGACCGGCGGCCCGTACGCGGCGGCGGTGCTGGACGGCGTGCCCGCGCGGCAGCTGGTGGCCGCGGAGGCGGTGCTGGTGGGCTACGACCCGGCCCGGTACGACGGTGTGGCGGAGGCCCTGGCCGAGGGCGCGGCGGCCCTGCACCTGCGGGCCTGGCCCCGGCCGCTGGCCCTGCGCCCGCACCACCTCCGGCTGCGGCGACGCCCCGTGACCACCTGACCCGGGCCCCCGTGCCTGGGCCGAGGCGATAGGGTCACTTTCCGTGGTTGGACGTCCGCTGCATGAGATCGTGGAAGCCGGTTGGGCCAAGGCGCTCGACCCCGTCGCCGACAAGATCGGCACCATGGGGGAGTTCCTCCGGGAGGAGATCGCCGCCGGGCGGCGCTACCTACCGGCGGGCGAGAACGTGCTGCGCGCGTTCAAACAACCCTTCAACGACGTCCGCGTCCTGATCGTGGGCCAGGACCCGTACCCGACCCCGGGCCACGCGATCGGCCTGTCCTTCTCGGTGGCCGCCGACGTGCGCCCCCTGCCGAAGAGCCTGGTCAACATCTACCGCGAGTACGGCGAGGACCTGGGCTTCCCGCCCCCGCCGAACGGCGACCTCTCCCCGTGGACCGACCGCGGCGTCCTGCTGCTGAACCGCTCCCTGACCGTGGCCCCGGGCAAACCCGCCTCCCACCGCGGCAAGGGCTGGGAACAGGTCACCGAACAGGCCATCGTCGCCCTGGCGGCCCGGGGCACCCCCATGGTCGCCATCCTGTGGGGCCGCGACGCCCGCGAGCTCAAGCCCCTGCTGGGCGGCGTGCCGTGCATCGAGTCGGCCCACCCCTCACCCATGTCGGCCGACCGGGGCTTCTTCGGCTCCAAGCCGTTCTCCCGTGCCAACCAGCTGCTGGTGGACCAGGGCGCCGAGCCCGTCGACTGGCGGCTCTGACGTGCTCCGGTGACCGGCCGCCCAGCCGGTCACCGGAACAACTCCCGGACACAGCACGAGGCCCGGACCACATCACTGTGATCCGGGCCTCGTGTGAACCGGTGCGGCCTCAGCCGCGCGCGACCTTGCCCGCCTTCAGGCAGGAGGTGCACACGTTCAGACGCTTGGTCTGCGACAGGCCGATCTTGGCACGCACGGTCTGGATGTTCGGGTTCCACCGGCGGTTGGTCCTCCGGTGGGAGTGCGAGACCGACTTGCCGAAGCCCGGCCCCTTGCTACAGACGTCGCAAACGGCAGCCACGTCAGACACTCCTTACACGTTGTTCTGCAGAAATCCGCGATGCCAGCTGGCACTCGGCCGCACGTACCCCAAGTGCGAGTGCGTGCATGAGCCCAGGCAGTGCCGGGCAACTACGACAGGGTATCTGGTCGTCGTGTGCGCATCCAAACCGGGCCACGACTAGTCTCGTCGCCAGGTTCAGCAGAGGAGGCGGCCGCGGGTGTTGCAGGTGCTGGATGCGGTCGCGGTGCGCGGGTGGGCCTGCGCCTGTGTGGAGGCCCTGGCCGCCGACCGGGACGCCATCAACCGGATCAACGTCTTCCCCGTGCCGGACGGGGACACGGGCAGCAACCTGCTGCACACCATGCGCGCCGCGTGTGAGGAGCTGGCCGCCGTGCCCGCCGCCGGTGACGGGGGCGCCGCCCTGGCCGCGCTGGCCAGGGGGGCGCTGGCCGGAGCCCGGGGGAACTCCGGGGTGATCCTGTCCCAGGTGCTGCGCGGGCTGGCCGAGGCGCTGGCCGTCGACGGCACGCTCACCGGGCCCGCGCTCAAGGACGGGCTGCGCCTGGCCGACCGGCTGGCCACCGCCGCTGTCAGCGAGCCCAGGAACGGCACCGTGCTCACCGTCATGCACGCCGCCGCCGAGGCCGCCGCGCTCGCCGGGGACGCCCTCGACCAGGTCGCCACCGCCGCCAGCACGGCCGCCGCCGAGGCCTTGGCCCGCACGCCCAGCCAGCTGCCCGCCCTGGCCCGCGCCGGGGTGGTCGACGCCGGAGGGCGCGGCCTGCTCGTGCTGCTGGACACCCTCACCGCCGTGGTCACCGGGGCACCGCTGGCCACCACCGGCCGCTTCGACGCCCCCGTGCCGCGTGGTCGCGAGGCGCTCCAGGCCGCCCGGGAAGCAGGCTCGGCCGAGTACGACTACGAGGTCATGTACCTCCTGGACAGCACCGACGAGGCCCGCGCGGGCACCCTGCGCGCCCGGCTGGCCGAGCTCGGCGACTGCGTGTCCGTGGTCTCCGACGGCGCCGGGCTGTGGACCGTGCACGTGCACTGCCAGGACGTCGGCGCCGCCGTCGAGGCGGGCGTGGAGGCCGGGCGGCCGCACCGCATCACCGTCATCCGCTTCGCCGACCAGCTGCCCACCGAGCCCGCCGGGCTGTTGCGCGAGCGCGCGGTCGTGGTGCTGGCCGACGGCGACGGCCTGGCCGAGCTCTTCCGCGGCGAGGGCGCGGTCGTGCACCGCTGGGGCCCGCGCAGGCCCAGCCCGCAGGAGCTGCTCAGCACGCTCACCGGCGCGGGCGCGCGGCACCTGGTGGTGCTGCCCAACGACCCCGAGCTGACGCTGCTGGCCGAGGACGCCGCCGAGCACGCCGTGCGCGCCGGGTACGACGTGGTCGTGGTGCCCACCGCCTCCCCGGTGCAGGGCCTGGCCGCGCTGGCCGTGCACGACCCGCAGCGCCGCCACGGCGACGACGTGGTGGCCATGGCCGAGGCGGCCGCGGCCACCCGGCGCGGTGAGCTGGGCGTGGCCACCGAGGACGCCATCACCTGGGCGGGCCGCTGCCGCCCTGGCGACCTGCTGGGCATGATCGACCGCGAGGTCGTGCTCATCGGCACCGAACCGGCCTCGGCGGTGTGCGCGCTGCTGGACCGCATGCTGTCCGCGGGCGGCGAGCTGGTCACGCTGCTGCTGGGCGAGAACGCGCCGCCGGGCTTGGCCGAGGACGTCGAGGAGCACCTGCGCCGCGCCTACCCGGAGGTCGACCTGGCCTCCTACTCGGGTGGGGCCCGGGACGCCGTGGTGCTGCTCGGCGTCGAATAGTCAGACCTCCACGGTTGAATGGGCGACGATGACGACCTTCGACGACCGGCTCGACCACGTGCTGGGCCAGAAGACCGCCGAGGCGCTGGCGAAGGGCCTCGGCCTGACCAGCGTGGGCGACCTGCTGCGGCACTACCCCCGGCGCTACGCCGAGCGCGGTGAGCTGACCAGCATCGCCGGGCTGGAGATCGGCGAGCACGCCACCGTGCTCGCCGAGGTCCGCAAGACCACCACGCGCCGGATGAAGACCAAGTACGGCTCGATCGTGGAGTCCACGATCACCGACGGGCAGCGGTCCATGACCATCGCCTTCTTCAACCAGCAGCACCGCGCCAAGGACCTCGTGGTCGGGCGGCGCGGGCTGTTCGCGGGCAAGGTCACCTCGTTCAACGGCGCGCTCCAGCTCGCCCACCCCGACTACAAGATGCTCACCGAGGACGAGGACGACTCGGTGGCCGACGAGTTCGCGGGCGGGCTCATCCCGGTCTACCCGGCCACCAAGGGCATCGAGAGCTGGGTCATCGAGCGCTGCGTGCGCCAGGTGCTCGACCAGTGGGACGGCGCGGAGGACCCGCTGCCGGAGGTCGTGCGCAGGAAGCACGGCCTGGCCGACCTGTCCGGCTCGCTGCGCAAGGTGCACCGCCCGGCCAACTGGGGCGAGCTCAACGCCGCCCGGGAACGCCTGAAGTGGGACGAGGCGCTGGCCGTGCAGCTGGTACTGGCACAGCGCAAGGTCCTGTCCGGCGCCCGCCCCGCGCCCCGCTGCGCGCCGCGGCCGGACGGCGTGCTGGCCGCCTTCGACACCCGCCTGCCCTTCCAGCTCACCGAGGGCCAGGCCGAGGTCGGCGAGCAGATCGCGCACGACCTCACCGGCGAGCACCCGATGAACCGCCTGCTGCAGGGCGAGGTCGGCTCCGGCAAGACCATCGTGGCGCTGCGCGCGATGCTCCAGGCCGTCGACGCGGGCCGCCAGGCCGCCCTGCTGGCGCCCACCGAGGTGCTGGCCGCCCAGCACGCGCGCTCGCTGTCGGACATGCTCGGCGACCTGGTGCGCGGCGGGGAGCTGGGCGCCCCCGAGCACGCCACCCGGCTCACCCTGCTCACCGGCTCGATGGGCGCCAAGGAGCGCAAGCAGGCGCTGCTGGACATCGTCTCCGGCACCGCGGGCATCGTGGTCGGCACGCACGCGCTCATCCAGGACAAGGTGGCCTTCGCCGACCTGGGCCTGGTCGTGGTCGACGAGCAGCACCGCTTCGGCGTGGAGCAGCGCGACGCCCTGCGCACCCGGGCGGGTGAGCACACCAGCCCGCACGTGCTGGTCATGACCGCCACGCCCATCCCGCGCACGGTGGCCATGACCGTCTACGGCGACCTGGAGGTCTCCGCGCTGCGCCAGCTGCCGCAGGGCCGGTCCCCGATCAGCACGAACGTCGTGCCGGTGGCCGAGAAACCGGCCTGGCTGGAACGCGTCTGGCAGCGCATCCGCGAGGAGGTCGCCGCCGGGCACCAGGCCTACGTGGTGTGCCCGCGCATCGGCGAGGCCGAGGCCGGTGCCGACGACCTGGACGGCACCGAGCTGGACGGGGCCGACGACCCGACCCTGGCGCCGCCGGAGGAGGACGGCAAGGGCGGCAAGGGCGAGCGGCGCCAGCCCGTGGCGGTCATGGACGTCGCGCCCAAGCTGGCCGCCGGCCCGCTGCGGGGGCTGACCGTGGGCGTGCTGCACGGCAAGCTGCCGCCGGAGGAGAAGGACACCGTGATGCGGGCCTTCGCCGCCAACGAGGTCCAGGTCCTGGTCGCCACCACGGTCGTCGAGGTCGGCGTGAACGTCCCCAACGCCACCGTGATGGCCATCCTGGACGCCGACCGCTTCGGCGTCAGCCAGCTGCACCAGCTGCGCGGCCGCGTCGGCCGGGGCAGCGCGGCCGGACTGTGCCTGCTGGTCTCCGAGGTCCCCGGCGGCACCAGCACGCGCGAGCGCCTGGACGCGGTCGCGGCCACCACCGACGGCTTCGAGCTGGCCCAGATGGACCTGGAGCTGCGGCACGAGGGCGACATCCTCGGCGCCGCGCAGTCGGGCAAGAAGTCCGCGCTGCGCATGCTGTCGCTGCTGCGGGACGAGGAGGTCATCGCCACCGCGCGCACCGAGGCGGTCGAGCTGCTCACCGAGGACCCGGAGCTGAGCGGCT
Proteins encoded in this region:
- a CDS encoding cysteine dioxygenase — translated: MFAVPPNTLVQDAQRAAAHPARIAIEVAADRSRWAHLLRYDPTERYTALLEKHGDQEIWIMSWLPGQRTELHDHGGATGAYTIVTGTLVERVARVADNGRPVELVHALKEGQTRVFGPNYVHEVVNEGPDPAVSIHVFEQGRRPMPRYRMDYATGPVRD
- a CDS encoding pyridoxamine 5'-phosphate oxidase family protein, producing MPVAPRIVGRVTETSLSPTDRSTIRRGKKRAVTDRAALAEVLDAGFLCHLGVVREGSPLVLPTCYGRDGDTLYLHGSSGAASLRAGAGAEVCVTVTHLDGVVYARSVFNFSANYRSAVVHGRAEPVVEEAAKLHGLRVLTEQIAPGSWDHARQPNRRELAATAVLRLDLTEAAVKIRTGPPVDEEEDLALPAWAGVLPLHRSWGTPVPAPELPEGAGVPAHVQSRTGPVA
- a CDS encoding aminotransferase-like domain-containing protein, encoding MPTVPLRSELERPLIVLDGALPSELPIVLDRRSGTPLAVQLADELRRAAATGQLRHGDRLPSTRALAGRLQVSRTVTAAAYEQLHAEGWIGGRRGSGTYVTTTPPAATPSAGPVRRPEPEESGLIDLVPGAALSGGVDRAAWRRAWRAAGDVPALQRPERGGLPAYREVIAEHLLRHRGLVVGAGASPAEAVLATTGTTGVVTELAAAVFRPGDVVAVEEPGYQRAVGALRAAGMTVIPAEVDAEGLVVDSLPEGLRAVYCSPAHQYPLGGRLPAARRVELVRRARAEGWLVIEDDYDGELRYDVAPLPLLAALAPDVVVHLGTTSKILSATLGVGWMVAPPEVARAVLDHRFRCGVSPAAAGQQVMVQLARNGDLGRHLRRLRRELAERRELVVSALSVTGRPVHGDSAGGHVVVLLDSAEHEERIVARGRSAGLALDGLARHHQSTRRWFGLAVGYTNCTRAQLNAALPLLTSLLAK
- a CDS encoding D-alanine--D-alanine ligase family protein, translating into MTQRKTRVAVVFGGRSTEHTISCVSAGSILSHLDPERFEVIPVGISRDGAWVIGTSDVTALEIHGRVLPEVDGSAGALTLPADPTRRDLVHLSAEQAGQAFSGVDVVFPVLHGAYGEDGTIQGLLELAELPYVGAGVLASAAAMDKEFTKKLLAAEGLRSGDHVVLRRDQDTLTQEQRDRLGLPVFVKPSRAGSSIGITRVSDWSQLDAAIALARRTDPKVLVEAGIVGREIECGVLEYPDGRVEASLPSEIRVVSDNVEFYDFESKYLDTDEVCEFDIPAKIDDEVSEEVRRQAVAAFRALDGQGLARVDFFLTPDNELIVNEVNTMPGFTPVSQYPRMWAVTGVDYPTLLSTLVDTAIARGTGLR
- a CDS encoding DUF2786 domain-containing protein — encoded protein: MGKRNREKRAAKAKQRARRGPTEPRADPEFLDEQTFAQAQRHALAQAVRMAAQTHVLHGPEAAAEHVELVCEATRTMGARAVWLLLEQMLLAETGEIWSRGWSPVDVHQLVRRRVGKDAATLVADVVAAEHERYVPATVHPRWQDQLAGIGAQVWWDRAEPLLTQWAARHGHDRTSMVTAAIAVIGDLAYTGATAPVLPPPGSARTASGGRAGVDEKVLARVRALLAKAESTDYPDEAEALSGKAQELMHRYALDQAAVAAEQHAAPVVATRRMWLDSPYLAEKAHLVGAVAEANRCRTVLAEKPGYLTLVGDELDLDATELLATSLLVQANRAMLVEGRQVRRGGQSGTRSFRQSFLVSYAVRVGERLHEVTGAGDAVSQALVPVFAARAQAVDSRVDELFPELRGRGFRAGDASGWAAGRAAANRANLTLDRASVRG
- a CDS encoding DUF3515 domain-containing protein, with amino-acid sequence MAQNDRSLPRPVLIALIALPLLLVAAVGTLGVLYGSTPTAASTTTAAPRFTGPVALPPIPAEKADSPACAKLVGGLPAQLTSAGEQIGRREVVQPQPAGTAVWGNEKREPVVLRCGLSRPDELTPTSRLSDISGVQWLELRGEGASSWVAVDREVYVVLTVPEGAGTGPLQGVSEAILPVLPQQKIDTGTAPK